From the Lytechinus variegatus isolate NC3 chromosome 5, Lvar_3.0, whole genome shotgun sequence genome, the window TAGATTCTGATGACTAGTATttggtctttcagagatttcATTGTTACCATTAATGTCAAAGTGTAAAAAACATGGATGATATTTTATCTGGCTATGTATGTGTTTTCCTTCTTTGGGGAGGTAGTGGTGATCTTTCTTCTATATGATTGTTCAAGAAAGCTTGTACTAGGGCAAACTTAAGGGAATTTATAACTGCTGTAAGAAAATTGAATTGTCTCCAACTCATCATACTGTAGCTTTGAGGACACAGAGCACTAAGTATTGAGGTTTCATTGGGCTGgagggagatagagagaaagccGCAGTGTCACTTGACTGGCTGATTAtgtacatgataataataatcataaaatgtcaaatatttgaGAAAAAGGGTTGAATTTCTTTGTTTGCCACTTTGCTTGCTACAATCCTATAGAATGTACAAGGAGTATGGTGAAAAGATGGACAAGTATAAACAAGCGGTTTTAGAGATGGAAGCCAACTCTCCTGATCATCGGGAGCTTGCCAAACAGAAAAAGATCTGTGAAGACATGGAAAAGAAAAGCAAGTTACAGACCAATCCAATTTAGTCATTGATTTTTTCTTGTGGTTAAGTTTAACTTTTATGTACCCCAGATACATGTAAATCCCCCAAAACAACAAGTttaattaaaaatcattattattagtatttttttttcaaaactttgtCTTCCCCTAAACATACAGCTCATGATAAAAGGccatctcagataaaatttagttaaaacatgcaaaagttgaaaatgtcattaatttaagaaaatgtaatgatttcaatgattttgatagctcattatttttttttaaagattcttTCAATTACAATTTATTCCAACAGAAAAATATAGTAAACTATCATAGTGCCTGAGTTGTATGTAACAAGGTGGCTAAATCCCTCTAAagtctacatgtagatgacTGATTTATCCAAACCCTTTCGAGTGCTTTTTTTTATAACCATTATGTGTTTCTTAAAATCTGTGTAAGTTACCCGTGACCTTACGCAGTTGTactacttttttattttttcttcaaacttttgttcttttttttagatttacacattcccccccccccatgacaaTAGCCCTGATAACCTAGATGATAATGCTTGTTTACCAATAAGAACCAAGGGAAATCTCAAATCTGATATGGAAAAATAATGGTCAGAAGTTCAATGCAATTATGGATACACAGAACACAAACTTGAATTCTCAATAAGGTATTTCCAAAGTGGACTATATCtatcaatagaaaaataaataaaaaaagagacaaCCTTGAGGAGTCATTTTAGGatgtattcataaataaaaacaaaatagaaacaaACATATTCTGAATATTTCTTCAAACTTTGTTTATCCCTCTTTTATATGACTTTATATTGCCCTCACTGTACGATTAGCCTCTCAACATTCATATAAACACAGAGTACATTGCACTGCACACAAGGTTAGAGCATGATATTCACTGTAAAGACATGTATACTCCATTGAATAGCATCATCTCAAGTACGTTCCTGAGTTCCTTAAATGCTCAAACAATCCCTGTTTCCTTACCAATAATGCATTTCCATCAATGTAGTCTTGTACTCGATTGAATAACAATCATAAATATGTTACCAAAGAATACAAGGATCACAAAATACCATATTCTTAGGGTTTTTTCATAAACATCAAATGCTTTATAAATAATTAATATGAAAATTCATATTCCATGTCTAATATTTCATCCAGAGATATTAAGTATCAAGATTAATCTGCTGTTCATACAATAATCTATTTgagaatcaccccccccccccactcgtACTGTGCATCTAACCTCAATTGGAGTACAGTCCCCCTTTTAAATGAAATGAGTCCTTGGTGTAGTGAGGAGATCATTGGATGATATTACGACTAATCAGTAGGTCTGGAAGACCATATGGCgaaatttgataaagttttatATTCCTTGATCTCCACTGGAGGAGTGATTCATGCTTGATGAGAAGAGAGAGATCATGTTGGCTGCATATAACTAAAAGAGGGCAGTGCAACAATGTCTTCTTTTCTAAAATTGAGTTGCAGACAGTACACTTCTGATaaccaaaaattgaaattccatTTACACACATATTGACCATGATTATCCAACATGACTAAGTGTTGAAGCCCCATTTTGAACTGCATACCTTTACTCAGAACATCCTAAAATACCCCACTCAATCAATTTATGTCTGTAACacacatttttcattttaatgaaaataactttaatgatgttttattattatcaatgctATTATTATTTGTTCTGCATAGGTAAAGAAAAGTCATTAAGATGCACAGTTCAAAACAAACTTTCACTTATGACAGAGTCAGAGCTGGGGGAATCTTAATAgcaatttatcttttttatccATTTGAAATCAAGAACCAAACCTCCACTCATTAATAAATGGATAATCTTGGCCCACATCAAGTCAATAAATTCATCTTATATTCATGCAGTGATGCACTGGATGAGCCAATATTGATTGCAAAAATTTCACCAATTTTGCAGGAGCAGAATTAAAAGCTGAGGtggaaatggatgaagagagtGGGGAGCTGTTAGCCAAACGTAGACTGGAGGATGAATTACATCAACTACAAATTACCAAAGCTGATCAACAACAGAAACTTAATCAACTCAAACAGGAGGTAAGTTAGTATCATCATTACGCTGTATGATGAACAATTAACCAAGGATGACAGAGAATGATTATTGATCTGTtttcaatttatgaatgaaGATACATGAACTTTTATTTGAGATTGCTAATATCTCGATACATGTTTCACTTGATGACATTCTTAAAGTACTGCACAGAAAATGATTATGAAGAGGTATTTCTcaactttttaaaagataacAAGAGCATGACtgttaagattttttttgtttaaaaaacatTAATGATATTTCAGTCCATCTTAGAATGCATTTGTTAACCTACTCAGAACTTAATATTACACTAGAATAAGATCAATGGTGGGTAAGCAGTGAGGATTGGAGActtatttggaaaataataatgatgtttagCAGATTTATGATAATGTAGGAATAACAGTGACTCAAAGTCTATAGAAATGCTTGAAGATATTATTTGCATATGggatttgaaatgttatgttGTGCTTATAAAGTcagttttatttattattttgaaataatgcaTATTTGATGATCAATTAAGAGTTATTAGTAGGAAGGCTAGCTTAGAGTATTGGCAATCTTAGACTGATCTGAGAATGAAACTCATTCATTCTGGGCAATAAGTATGAGTGTGGCAAACTGTAGGACAACAAACAACTGTAAATATTGTAACTGTATCTTGATAAATACCATATCACTGATAGgatacttttatttttgtttgtatttgatAGATTACCAAGGAAAATTCCAAGCAAGCTGGAATTCAACAGGACATTGATGTATTGCAGGTAATCAAAACATCTTTAAACCACATTTTATTGTCCAAAGTCTGGTTGCTTTTTaaccatattttcttttctaaaaatCTGATCTACGTGCCCCATCAAGCAAAGACTAAAGAACCATGTTGtgagtttctcttttgataTATGCATTAAGTTTGCACGGTAGAATGCAGGACTTCCACAGAGTATAATTGAATATCTTGTTTGTCAGTGATCTACACTGCTCAATTTGTCCTTAGCCAGTCAGATGCCAGGATTTCAGTTCCAAACTTATAGCAACTGTCATTGAGAATAGCTGTCAAAAGGCTCCATTCAAAGATCGGAGGACAGTTTTCTCCCTAATATAAACTACACCATCATAGATATGTTCAGTTGGAACAAAGTGAGATCAAGCTTTTCAGTTCTTGGCTCCAGACAAATCAGGGGTGATGCACTACTGTAGCTCACTATTAAAATTGTATTTAGAAGCTGCCTGAAGACAAGTCAGATCTCGTGAAATCTTATCTCTTTAAATTCTAATATCAATATCACATGTGAGGTTGGTTATAAGGATATGATAATCATATACATTTTTACAATGATATAGTAGGGTAAGGCATTCAACATTATGTCATGTTATAAGATTTCAAAAGTAGTTGGCTACCTCCTGAATCCCTATCTAAGGTGGTATTCAGAATTTTGATTAATATAGTTTGTACAGATCTCAATGATATATTATCAGATCAATCAAATGTCattaaatttctcatttctttgAATCTTAAACGTGTGTATTGGATAATAATGATGTTCAACtcatccttttatttttttcagaagcGCAACAAGGCGCAGTTGACACGTCTGAAATGCCAACTTAAAGAAGCACAGCTGAGGAACTGGCAATGGGGCCAAGAATCAGAGCAGCTAGAAGCTCAACTGGAActcctgaaaaagaatgaatCATCCATGACCCAGAACTGAAAAGGATTGAAACAAAGCATGACAAGACTAGACATATGAAAAAGGAAAGCTAGCTCGGGAAGAGAAGCTGGTCTCTTTTAGAATTACGAGGCAGCCAAGGGTAATGAAACATAActatatcattaaaaatatctTAAATGAATGACTTTGGATGTTATCtcaccttttctctttttcttctttttacttttgGGGTTAAGATAGGGACTATTATGATATAACATCcctatgcacttccaaaggacaTAGAGATTGTTCTGTTATATCAAGACTGTATGTTATTCGGAGTACAGATTACTCTGCCAAGGTTTTAAACATTTGTCTGTTCAATAACCCATATTTGCATGATCAGGAGCCCATTTTATGAAAAGTTAAGAAAGACTTTAAGTAAATCATGCTTAAGAACCAATAAAAATTGATGCATATTATACTTCATGTATAGTCTCAATGAGGAAAACCTATATGGAGCTATCATGCATGCTCAGAGCATTGTCTGACCAATGCTTTAATTTTTCATACATCACACACAGCTGTGAACTAAAGTGTGAGATATATCACTTAAAGACCCCTGGGCTGAATTCAGTTTTGATATAGCGCTATTTGACtgaagctaaaaaaaaaataaagacgtATTTCACACAGTTCTTACTTTGGTGTTTACCTTTtattaataaatatcaatataaacaatattttgtttgacatCATTATCAAACAGTTGTATTCTGTAATCCACAAAGAACTGTTGGCCATTCCATCATTTCTTTTATCTGTGCCATACATACTAAGCTTACTAGCAATAGCAAAATACATAGAATTTGTATCAAAATCGCTACAAAATACAAGtgcaacaaaaataaatcaaaagatgAATACAAAATTGTAAAACTGAATACatcaaatatgaaacaaaaaatattggcaTAGTTTAAGATGCATAATAAGTCTAAAAGAGAAAGTAATGATATTGTATATGTCcatattttctttatgaatATGATTCTGTTGAGACATATCTAAAGAAAAGTTTTGTACAATAAGTTTTTTGATAATGCCAAATTTGGGTTTGTCAGTTTCTGCAGTTCATTATTAATTTCACTGCAAATAAAAACtgacttccttttttttttcaaaattaatatcCCTTTACTGTGTAAAGAATAATAGCAAAACACATCTTATTCTTCAAAAAATAAGTTTCCTTATTCAGCCCATAGATAAAGGCAAATATGTATCAAATGTATGTATCATATCTgttaatgacatcactcattatAACTACATACAAAGACATTAAATCCGTGAATGtgcattatttttcacaatgaAACATTTAAATACGAGGTTTTCAGTCCTTAATAAtcatttaatgattatttaaaaTTGTTATGTCATAACTTCTGTCCAAGACTAGTTCAAttctattacattattttataacaaaaaagaCAGTGAGGCATATTCTAATTCATGAAAGACGTGTACAGGATGTGAAAGAGTGATGATTAGATACATTTTCCAAAATATACAAACTGTAGACAAAAGAAATATGTACATTTCCCATGCATCAGCATGTTTGCAGTAGTGAAAAACAAGGTGTTGCTACCTAGTACCATATATTTGTACAGAAAACACAATACTTGCACCATAATGTGAATATATTCGTTATATATTTACATGGCTAAtacttcattcaaatatttacgGAAACTAACCAGCAGTCACATAGAGTTTGGTAAATGGGAAAACAATTTTTGGCATCTATTATGCAAACCTAAATGTAATGCATATAActgtaattgtttattgattttaattccAAAAATTTAATGGAGTAGTAACTATTACATATACATGATTACATGATATATTTCCGAGCCCAGCTCAAAACTAGATACCTAGATCCATCTTATAACAACAAAAGAGTTTGTTTCCTACCAACTGCCAGGAgaaattaaaatgtaaattcTTTGTATTTgctaaaatctaaattttagATTTAAGATCTAAAACTGAATACATTATTGAAACTGTCATAAAAGCACACAATTGTagaatagattttttttgtgttaatTCATTAAAGGGGGTGTTCACCCTGAAGATGAGTtggtttcaataaaaacagaaacaaagaaaaatatttgaagttTTGAGGATAATTCTTAtaacattttccttttttatatttgtgattttccaatgcgagcagcttccccatacATAAATTctataaattcaattttattaatGGAATATGATgacttccattttttttttctcatagaagggatttgatatgatttgtctgatgatatatcaattaaaaaaatatcactttctagtttttgaaaaaatggaaatgtgaTTCAAGATTTATCAAAGACATGTGATGGCAGCTTAAAAGCTGAAATGACAGCTgttttacaatttaaaaaaaactcaataaatttacagaaattaccatacaaattcaaaatattatattctCAAGCTAATAGTAGTAATATAAGATAATATAAGATAATTTGAAAATCTATGAGATGCATATTAACTAAGGATTTGAAAGACTGTCTGAGAAGGTTGAACAGAACTTAGACAAGAAAGTATAATGATgccaaatgtaaataaaaaaaaaacaatgaataaacaaaatattgttttaaccCGTCTATTAGAACATTAGCGTTGTAAAACTTGGAAAAGGTGACAGTTAACTGGCTAGTTTGAGAGCAACTTACATGACTTTGGGGATTTCTTAAATTAAACTTTGACAAATCATAAAtctcttattctttgatggataaTCAAACCTTCATGAATATGGGTctctatttattttgctttcattaAAACCAACCTACTTCAGGGCAGCtagacttcccctttaattaccAAATCTTATCAGGggggaaaaaaggttttaaaatgaatggaataaaaaatTTACCGAACAAAAGAAATTATCCAAAGCTTCTATGGAtgaatttcaaaagaataaaaaatattctcCCTCTATCATAATCTTTACTGACCCTTACAAATAATATAAGTTATATTGCATATAAATGATGCCCTTATAATCATCAGAAATAGAATGCATACTGTAATTTCATTAAATGCTTTTCTTTTAAGATGAAAAAAGATATCACTTCTTCATCTGCTTTGTCTTATTACATTAATTTGAGTTAATATCTGATATATAATTTACATGATTTACGGATCTTGGGCCcctttcataaaggacttgcaactgttgtaaatttaccataatggcaactaccatggtaacagggctcagcagccaatcataatcaaggtttccatggtagctGCCTTAATGACAAactcctttatgaaacaggccccaggttgTATATAACATAGAGGATATAAATTCAAATACATATGCAAATGACTGAAATCCCATCACCTAATACAAAAGCATATAAATAGGAGTACAAATTATGTTTTAGCACCTACAAAATGTAAGCATACCTAGAGCTGAGCACAAACATTGTGTGTAAATAGGCTACAAACTGAAAGGCCATAGATCctgtaaaaaaaggggggggggtaacacaTAAACTTAGATAGGATGTACAAAAGACAAGAATGTGTGTAATAGCACTTAATAACATAATGGCATTCAGGCATTTCTTCCATCTTTGTGTATTTCACAATTGctagcattaaaaaaataaactaaaaaaaaaacaaaagcacACTATGAGGTATTCATTTGAACATTCAGGACAGCGGTTTTAATCTCTAATAATACTAGCTActgctgtttctccctgaaaaTACAGCAGAATAGGATAAAGTATTCAATTCAGATGAATCACTTTGTAACTTTGGTTATCTTTCCTTGCAAGACTGAACAAATGAAAGCTTGGAGTAATTCATCATGCATTGCATTTCAaagtcatttcttttttattttcctcggGCCATACCAGCTCAGAGCAAGAACCTGCCCCTCTTATCGCTCTGTAAACTTGTCATGCTACCAGATGGTGAGGTGGTGTGTGAGTTGTTGTTGCTATTCATCCccgggagagggggagggggtggagcTCCCGGAATGGGGGGTGGAGGAGGGGGAGCAGGAACTCCACCTGGGACCTTGGGTGGTAGCGTAGAGTTGCCTGGAAGTTTAGGTGGTGGAGAGCGGCCTCCAGGAAGTTTGGGGGATGGAGCATGGTTACCAGGAACCTTTGGCGGTGGAGGAGGGCCACCGGGCACCTGTGGGGGTTGGGGAGGGGGAGCTGCAGGAAACGAATCCCCAGAGATACCACTGAACTGATGCTTGTTTGGTGGCGGGGGCGGAAGTTCATCTTCTGTTGGGATACGTGTAGGTTTCTCTTCCATTGGAGGAGGTGGAGGGGGTGGAGGAGGGGCACCTAGCGATGGAGGTCGGGGAATGGTATCCATATCAACACTTGCTGACACGGTATCAATATGTCCATTAGCGCGCCCATTCATTGATGACCTGCTGTTGAAGTCATTGTATCCTTTAGCATTGAATGATGTTACAGGTACTTCTGCATACAGGACGGCTGGATCGCTTGGAATCTCGATCAATCTGTTATCATTGGGGATGTTACCATTGTTCCGATGGCCATTCATAGGTAGGGTCGACCCGTTTCGCGACAATGTATTGGTGTAATGCATCTCATTGGGATGCTCGTCTTCAAATGCTCTGTTGAGGTAGGTGAGGTGATCCGTAGCATCTTTGCCCTTTCTTGGTGTCTCACTGTTGCTACGGCAACAACAGATGATGATCGTGATGAGTAGGAGAAGGATGAATGCCCCGGCTAGACCACACCCGATGTAGACAAGGATCCATTGTGTTGATGTCAATTCGAAACCTGAAGGATCGTAACCTGTAAGGAACGAGAACATATAAGTCTCAATAGAGCAAAGGGCAGTACATGAAACAATAGTTTTTAAAGAGTGCAAGTACTAATTGATATTGAATGTGCAGAGGTATAGCAACATTTTAATTTGTCAATCACCATACATTACAATTAGTGAGCTCTATCAGCTCACACTATGAATAGCAGAATTATGAATTACATCATAAATGACAGGCCTCATGATAAGTAAGACACTGGTCCCAACAATACTTTGACCAAAATATTTTTGGGTATAGGAAATTCCCTGCAGCTACCAGTAGTTCTTATGAATAGAAGGCATTACAACTTGCAAATACCTGTCCCTGAACTACAGGCATCCCCCCCTTCTTGTCCCTCTCCTCTATGCAGAAGTGGGATTAATGTACTACAGATTTACTAATGGTTAAAGGTGGATACTTACAGTCAGCTAACAAAGATCCTGTAGCATCTGTAATTGAATCTCCAGGACAGGTGTTACAGGAGATCTGTCTAGTTTGATCCTGATAGGTTCCACTGGAACAAAAGATGCAGACATTGTCCCTCTCATCGTAGTAGGTTCCTGGTTGACATGGTACTGTGGAAGAGAGTCAAAGATAAAAGTTTTTGAAACCACTTTGTCTTATAAGTAGCTTACAGACATCAATTGTCCCAAAAGAGTTGTTTTGGGGAAATTATAGTCAAATAAGCTGTCAAATCATGTTATAGTCATATCagaattttcagagtatttctattttcagatttcatttcgaacaatataatattgatttttagtttttgatttttttctgatattgaATGGAAATTGAACTATATGTCCCTTGATTGTTttcattcacaaaaaatattttcaaagccttgtaacataataatattgtatcataaggtttattttcaataattacCAATTGAGTGGTTGGTTTTCTCAAACATTGTCTTATGATAATCAATCTTAAGTTATCTGTTGAAAAGTTGTTTGAAAACAATCTGTACAAAGTATAAAGCAAGTCAAGCTACTATTGTCAAGCAAGTATAGCAGAGCCTGTTTTGTAAAACATGACTTAAAATGAATGTGTAGTTTTCCAATTAGTTTTACATTACTTTATGGTATAcctaattgtttaaaaaatgcataTGGTTCTAAATCTGATACaaaaagagcacaaatagtttgtttttacatgaattatgtAAACACTCACCACATCCTGAACTTGAAGACACCATACCACTGCCACACGACCACTGGAATGCCTGTGGAACTCTTGTTCCTGACTGAACATTGTTGACAACATCACCACCAACCGTCAGCTCAAATCCTTCGTTATTTGCGACATCCACGACACCATCCACCAACTGGTCGATATCTTCCTCTATTGCCCCCTGATCTGAGTTGCTATTTACCGGGGAATGTACATCAATATCTACCATCAGGACGCTATTGTCTCTTCTGAACCGTGAAAGGATGATATCGCTGCGTCTCCTGCGCTTTGCTGTGTTTGTAGTACATCCTGTGTCGACACTGCCTTCCCTGCAAGCCGATGCTGACCCTAGGTTGCAGAGGTTGTACGTGTTAAGCGTGTTGGTGATGTTGGTTGCAATTGAGGATTTGAAGTTTGGGGTTTGTTGGGGACAGATGACTGACTGGAGGGGGAAGGATATACTGGTTGTCTTGGTGAGTCCATTCCCAGTTTCGGCTCCTGGAGatgataaatcaaatacaaagtGCTTGTTAATAAATCTAATTTTACAGCTGTTCATGTGATAAACCAGAGAGGGTTTGACCAGAGATTAGAGATGATTAAATCAGAACTGATTTCAtcatttattaattgaattacTTAGTCCTCAAAAGAGCAAgctatcaataataaaaaaaaataataaaagtacaTTTCCTTGATCTAGGCATGTTATGAGGTAAAGAGCCAGAAGCAGGATGATGATAGATGCATGTATTCATTTGGTAAAtaacaatagaccagttcgtagttactttatggacaattttggtcaaatgacctttcatttcaaatgacctttcatttctttcattatgataggcagatttcaaagcaagatattacgtaagcttgccttacatagcaggatgaagaaattgaatagaccaggtgactggaatagcacaccaatgaacactttatgaaggtatttgttgcattcatactttaaatgcatatcatagcatgttgcacaatgtacttggtaaactgaaataccagtcgttcgtggacgcattgttgtctTTTGTGGATGTAGATGAaaaccactattcaaaagaatacatgaataatcaagacatcaaaaatggtgcttatctcattagattttaaaccaccaagTCACTTtcgtacaaatgaccttcctctgatcatgcgcagaaaggaactactaACTGGCTTATTAGGATCGGATTTTAATGATTATTGATTTACCACAATACATGAAAGTAAGACGCTATTATTCATTTAATGGGAGATATGACTTCTATAAGGAAGCAGAGAAGAGATCATAATAGATACTGGACAATGTATCTTGCACCTTTCTGGGTGG encodes:
- the LOC121415705 gene encoding golgin subfamily A member 2-like, encoding MMDNVYQSNAGIAIDDSDCYQPDSLPEAVESVSKAQKQQASEIQQHQQLLATLQEELLQAQKHLVSLKEELRECLRKICLAQENHSKGKTHAQELQEAIDATVLENVSLKQMIKRTEADRIREDRMYKEYGEKMDKYKQAVLEMEANSPDHRELAKQKKICEDMEKKRAELKAEVEMDEESGELLAKRRLEDELHQLQITKADQQQKLNQLKQEITKENSKQAGIQQDIDVLQKRNKAQLTRLKCQLKEAQLRNWQWGQESEQLEAQLELLKKNESSMTQN